The following proteins are co-located in the Planococcus plakortidis genome:
- a CDS encoding carbohydrate kinase family protein encodes MESNRHVLTYGDAFVDYIATTKNNDLFDLYLGGATVNVSAGVSRLGVPSAFITVTGDDEISDFFCQALRAEGVDLTHSIKHPEKRISGVYIHLTETNDRVFASYDNETPDVQVKAEELAGEAFESASLFHFCSGTLFHPEARETTAQALELAKSHKVICSYDVNIRPLRWESEELCRQTVLRFLPQADILKLTVEELLFLMEADSMEAGIERLKAYGLPVVFVTDGEHGTHAVFKEETIHVPVVPVKPVDTTGAGDAFMAGIIRHVHLNGMPEDQEELIACAGFGNKLGALCATRAGAITAMPRSEDMEDWE; translated from the coding sequence ATGGAATCTAACAGGCACGTCCTGACTTACGGCGACGCGTTTGTCGATTATATTGCTACGACTAAAAACAACGATTTATTCGATCTGTATCTCGGAGGCGCCACCGTCAACGTCTCTGCCGGCGTCAGCCGCCTCGGGGTTCCGTCGGCATTCATCACGGTTACCGGCGACGATGAGATTTCGGACTTTTTCTGCCAGGCGTTGCGGGCGGAAGGTGTCGATTTGACCCATTCCATCAAACATCCGGAAAAACGCATCAGCGGCGTCTATATTCATTTAACGGAAACGAACGATCGTGTCTTCGCTTCTTATGATAATGAAACGCCGGATGTGCAAGTGAAGGCAGAGGAACTGGCGGGTGAAGCGTTCGAATCGGCGAGCCTGTTCCATTTTTGCTCAGGGACGCTGTTCCATCCGGAAGCGCGTGAAACGACGGCGCAGGCTTTGGAACTGGCCAAGTCCCACAAAGTGATTTGTTCATACGATGTCAATATCCGGCCGCTGCGCTGGGAAAGCGAGGAGTTGTGCCGTCAAACCGTCCTGCGCTTTTTGCCGCAGGCGGATATTTTGAAATTGACGGTCGAAGAATTATTGTTCCTCATGGAAGCTGATTCAATGGAAGCGGGCATCGAGCGCCTGAAGGCTTACGGGCTGCCTGTCGTTTTTGTCACGGACGGGGAGCATGGCACGCACGCGGTATTTAAAGAGGAGACGATCCATGTGCCGGTTGTGCCGGTCAAGCCTGTGGATACGACAGGCGCCGGGGATGCGTTCATGGCAGGCATCATCCGTCATGTCCATTTAAATGGCATGCCGGAAGACCAGGAAGAATTGATTGCTTGCGCTGGATTCGGCAATAAGCTGGGGGCTCTTTGTGCAACGCGGGCGGGAGCCATCACAGCGATGCCGCGAAGCGAAGATATGGAAGATTGGGAATAG
- a CDS encoding OsmC family protein, with protein sequence MALHSFHLTADWPGNRNDVGTIESGNLKTQISIPPEMDGPGVGTNPDEMLLGAAATCYIITLAAMMERSKLAKESLTMESEGIVEVENGVITYKKIIHRPKVVLPAEAGEKEFKLAQKLAEKAESSCMITRAIQGNVVVELEADITKK encoded by the coding sequence ATGGCTTTGCATAGTTTTCATTTAACAGCAGACTGGCCCGGCAACCGGAACGATGTCGGGACCATCGAATCGGGGAATTTGAAGACGCAAATCTCGATTCCCCCGGAAATGGACGGCCCAGGAGTCGGCACGAATCCTGACGAAATGCTGCTCGGTGCGGCAGCGACTTGCTATATCATTACACTCGCCGCAATGATGGAGCGCAGCAAACTTGCGAAAGAGTCGCTGACGATGGAATCGGAAGGAATTGTAGAAGTCGAAAATGGAGTCATCACCTATAAAAAGATCATCCACCGGCCGAAAGTCGTCTTGCCAGCAGAAGCGGGGGAAAAGGAATTCAAGCTGGCCCAAAAACTCGCGGAAAAAGCGGAGTCTTCCTGCATGATCACGCGCGCCATCCAAGGCAATGTCGTAGTCGAGCTGGAAGCTGATATTACAAAAAAATGA